A genome region from Rhodanobacter thiooxydans includes the following:
- a CDS encoding Dps family protein, with protein MKKSGSSKASAQRIQHAPLATPSDLDARATRDVSGAMNAILADVFALYLKTKNFHWHMSGPNFRDYHLLLDEQGDQLFAMTDPIAERIRKIGGSTLRSIGHIARLQRVNDNDADYVEPTDMLAELREDNQALAARLREAHGVCEERRDIATASLIEEWIDETERRTWFLFETTRRGDSSGH; from the coding sequence CACAGCGCATACAACACGCCCCGCTGGCTACCCCCAGCGATCTCGACGCCCGCGCCACCCGCGACGTGAGCGGCGCGATGAACGCGATCCTCGCCGACGTGTTCGCGCTGTACCTGAAGACCAAGAACTTCCACTGGCACATGAGCGGGCCGAACTTCCGCGACTACCACCTGCTGCTCGACGAGCAGGGCGACCAGCTGTTCGCGATGACCGACCCGATCGCCGAACGCATCCGCAAGATCGGCGGCAGCACGCTGCGCTCGATCGGCCACATCGCGCGGCTGCAGCGCGTCAACGACAACGACGCCGACTACGTCGAACCGACCGACATGCTGGCCGAGCTGCGCGAGGACAACCAGGCGCTGGCCGCGCGCCTGCGCGAGGCCCACGGCGTGTGCGAGGAACGGCGCGACATCGCCACCGCCAGCCTGATCGAGGAATGGATCGACGAGACCGAACGGCGCACCTGGTTCCTGTTCGAGACCACCCGCCGCGGCGACTCCAGCGGACACTGA